GATGTTGCCTTGATTACTTTACCAAACTTGGCTGTTATCATAGAAAAGGCTGTTTCAACTCCTTTTCTAATTTTTCGTTTAATAAAATAATCATCATCATTTTGCATACGCTTCTTAAATATTGGTGAAAGCTTGATATTCAATTTTTTTAGAAATTCTTCAAGCTTGCTAGAGATATATCTTTTATCTCCTATGGCAATTGAACCTTTTGGTAAATGAGAAAGTAGTCCATAAACTGCTGTAACATCATGCATTGATCCTTCAGAAATAAAGAAGTAAACAGGCGATTTATCTGTATAATAACCATATGAACTTTAAAACCATAAAAGAATCGACACTTAGAAGCATTAAAACCTTTGAAATTTGGATTATTCCAAAGCTGACACCGTTTTTCTCTAGTGATATTACACAACTCTACTGGAAAGGAATCAACAGAGTAGATATTTGTTCCTTCAAGTTTAACAAACAGATCACCCAGCCAAGAAAAGAGTTTTTCAATTATCTGTTCTAAACGATTAATCTTTCTAATAAAGTGTGAATATTCAGGTATCTTAACAAAATTAAGCATTTGACAGTACTTGTGTGCTTTGCGGTAGTTTCCATTAAAATTACTGACTGCAAGATATCCAACCAAAAGTATCTCACTATTGGATACTTCTGCTCTAATATCTGATCCCAATTGCTATTAGATATTCATCTATTAAACAATAAACTGTTATAATTATTTGTTCCATAAATCGTTCCCCAAACTTTTTATAGAGTACTCAAGCAAATTTTAATCCTTCTTTGCAACTAGCAATTTGGTTATATATTATGCGTAATTATAGATTTGTTAGAAGGGAAATAATAAATGAAAGTTACTCAAAATGA
This region of Hydrogenimonas thermophila genomic DNA includes:
- a CDS encoding transposase is translated as MSEGSMHDVTAVYGLLSHLPKGSIAIGDKRYISSKLEEFLKKLNIKLSPIFKKRMQNDDDYFIKRKIRKGVETAFSMITAKFGKVIKATSIGGFLTKLKLFLVAYSINCFLKLDEEKQKLVIN